A genomic stretch from Photobacterium atrarenae includes:
- a CDS encoding sulfite exporter TauE/SafE family protein, whose protein sequence is METSTLVYCALALAAGCFVQSTVGFGMAIVAAPIVYMFEPRFVPGTITLVGLVLALINMWQYRRMLSFRGLSAAFIGRVPGTIAAGFLLLYISAESLALVLGAGVLLAVVISLMKVRIKPTGKALFWAGFASGLMGTSTSIGGPPMALVLQHAEAGKLRANLAGYFAFSCVLSLIALSATNHFSWWHFKYGMMILPAPILATWLAYRVQHLIRAEWLRYALLVLCSVSGVIAIWQGV, encoded by the coding sequence ATGGAAACCAGCACCTTAGTTTATTGTGCCCTGGCATTGGCTGCGGGGTGTTTTGTCCAAAGTACGGTTGGCTTTGGCATGGCGATTGTGGCTGCGCCGATCGTGTACATGTTTGAGCCGCGCTTTGTTCCGGGTACGATCACGCTGGTCGGATTGGTCCTGGCGCTGATTAATATGTGGCAGTATCGCCGGATGCTGTCGTTCAGGGGGCTCTCCGCCGCTTTTATTGGCCGGGTACCGGGCACGATTGCTGCCGGGTTCCTGCTGTTGTATATCAGCGCCGAATCGCTGGCGCTGGTGCTGGGGGCCGGGGTACTGCTGGCAGTGGTGATCAGCCTGATGAAGGTGCGGATTAAACCGACCGGTAAGGCGCTGTTCTGGGCCGGGTTTGCTTCCGGCCTGATGGGAACCAGTACCAGTATCGGTGGCCCGCCGATGGCCCTGGTGTTGCAGCATGCCGAAGCCGGGAAGTTGCGGGCCAATCTGGCCGGTTATTTCGCTTTCAGCTGTGTGCTCTCGCTGATAGCATTGTCAGCGACCAATCACTTCAGCTGGTGGCATTTCAAGTACGGCATGATGATCCTGCCGGCGCCTATTCTGGCTACCTGGCTGGCATACCGGGTCCAGCACCTGATCCGGGCGGAATGGCTGCGCTATGCATTATTGGTGCTCTGCTCTGTCTCCGGAGTGATCGCGATCTGGCAGGGGGTCTAA
- a CDS encoding putative bifunctional diguanylate cyclase/phosphodiesterase, whose amino-acid sequence MNRTFSLFAHLQSPVWVFDLQHKKILWANPASLALWEANTLTELTARDLSLDMTQAVHALLDVYRQRFAAGEAIKTWWSFNPKGLQKKALCHFSGIPLPDGRMAMLVEVIAEESSLRRELAFAGCTNLALLFAASGELLSANTAFEQAFGNQLPDLANFLGDAALADNWLSQARDHGSLALKKLCWTGRSHCWFEIHGQWLQDKQQLLLSLVNIHQEKEQLSKARYNAEHDFMTGLLNRRGLTRAIAENQHSRQPYSLFFLDLDGFKLVNDTYGHAVGDKLLRAVAIRVLDIVKNKGLLARFGGDEFIIQAEHRNLDTPSRFAKTIITALNKPFHIQEVGDLSVGCSIGIASFPEDAREIETLIIQADMAMHRAKLRGRNRNHHFSPDMADALYRKMTLRHHLTLALESQNFQLYYQPIVDLASHQLKGFEALIRWYDDELGQVSPGEFIPLAEETGQIVPLGHWILKTACQQLAAWHQKYQHRFTVSVNLSRAQLQTSLAPAIQALLEQYDIQPSQLALELTESTMLQEYDEAKQCLDALAGLGLELYLDDFGTGYSSLSQLQDLPISTVKLDQSFVQGEHKSSQAIIEATRAICEKLALKVVAEGVETIKQLQYLQQCNFDYCQGYYLGKPLPPVEIEANNFSLLNPIPVKPADTSQAAPV is encoded by the coding sequence ATGAACCGTACTTTTTCGCTGTTTGCACACCTCCAGTCACCGGTCTGGGTGTTTGATCTTCAACATAAGAAAATCCTGTGGGCAAATCCGGCCTCTCTAGCCCTATGGGAAGCGAACACCCTCACCGAGCTCACGGCCCGGGATCTGAGCCTGGATATGACCCAGGCTGTCCACGCCTTGCTGGACGTCTACCGACAGCGCTTCGCCGCCGGGGAAGCGATCAAAACCTGGTGGTCATTCAACCCCAAAGGTCTGCAAAAAAAAGCCCTGTGCCATTTCTCCGGGATACCACTCCCGGACGGCAGAATGGCGATGCTGGTGGAAGTTATTGCAGAGGAATCCAGTTTACGCCGCGAGCTGGCGTTTGCCGGCTGTACCAACCTGGCGCTGCTGTTTGCCGCCAGCGGCGAGCTACTGAGTGCCAATACCGCTTTCGAACAAGCATTCGGCAACCAGTTACCCGATCTGGCCAACTTTCTTGGCGATGCCGCGCTGGCCGACAACTGGCTGTCGCAAGCCCGTGACCACGGCTCACTGGCTTTGAAGAAGTTGTGCTGGACCGGCCGCAGCCATTGCTGGTTTGAAATTCACGGCCAATGGCTGCAGGACAAACAACAACTACTGCTGAGCCTGGTGAACATTCACCAGGAAAAAGAGCAACTCAGCAAAGCCCGCTACAATGCCGAGCATGACTTTATGACCGGCCTGCTCAACCGCCGTGGCCTGACCCGGGCCATTGCCGAAAACCAGCACAGTCGCCAACCTTATAGCTTATTTTTCCTTGACCTGGACGGTTTCAAGCTGGTTAACGACACCTATGGCCACGCCGTCGGTGACAAGCTCCTGCGTGCGGTCGCAATTCGGGTGTTGGATATCGTCAAAAACAAAGGACTGCTGGCTCGCTTTGGCGGCGACGAATTTATCATTCAGGCTGAGCACCGTAACCTGGACACCCCGTCCCGCTTTGCCAAAACCATCATCACCGCCCTGAACAAGCCATTTCATATCCAGGAAGTAGGCGATCTCTCAGTTGGATGCAGCATTGGCATTGCCAGCTTCCCCGAAGATGCCCGCGAAATTGAGACCCTGATCATCCAGGCCGATATGGCGATGCACCGCGCCAAGCTACGGGGTCGCAACCGCAACCATCACTTTTCACCGGACATGGCTGATGCCCTGTATCGAAAAATGACCCTGCGCCACCACCTGACCCTGGCGCTGGAAAGCCAAAATTTTCAACTCTATTATCAGCCAATTGTCGATTTGGCGAGCCACCAGCTCAAAGGGTTTGAGGCCTTGATCCGCTGGTACGATGACGAGCTAGGACAGGTTTCTCCGGGCGAATTTATTCCCCTGGCCGAAGAAACCGGCCAGATTGTTCCGCTGGGCCACTGGATTTTGAAAACAGCCTGCCAGCAACTGGCCGCCTGGCACCAAAAATACCAACATCGGTTTACCGTCAGCGTCAACCTCTCGCGGGCGCAACTCCAGACCAGCCTGGCACCCGCAATCCAGGCCCTGCTGGAGCAATATGATATTCAGCCATCACAGCTGGCGCTGGAGCTTACCGAGTCCACCATGCTGCAGGAATATGACGAGGCGAAGCAATGCCTGGATGCCCTGGCCGGATTGGGGCTGGAATTATATCTTGATGACTTCGGCACCGGTTATTCCTCCCTGTCGCAGCTCCAGGATCTCCCGATCAGTACCGTGAAGCTGGACCAGAGTTTCGTCCAGGGGGAACACAAGAGCAGCCAGGCCATCATTGAAGCGACCCGGGCCATTTGTGAGAAATTGGCGCTGAAAGTGGTTGCGGAAGGGGTTGAGACCATTAAGCAGCTGCAATACCTGCAGCAGTGTAATTTTGATTACTGCCAGGGTTATTACCTCGGCAAACCACTACCGCCGGTCGAAATCGAAGCCAACAATTTCAGCCTGCTCAACCCGATCCCGGTCAAACCGGCCGACACCTCGCAGGCGGCACCTGTATAA
- a CDS encoding aromatic amino acid transport family protein yields the protein MSMNKTFGSTLIIAGTTIGAGMLALPLASAGLGFATATLTMLGLWGLMIYTALLMLEVHQHADQNATLHTLARQLLGRKGQLIAGFAMMFLFYSLCAAYIAGGGAQLNDKLNNWMGLNVSAQASTVIFTVMIGAVVSIGTHSVDLVNRALFTLKLVALATMLVLLAPHVQGINLVEMPVQKGLLLSALPVIFTSFGFHGSIPSIVRYVGLDMKALRKIMILGSATPLIVYVLWQITSQGVLSQPALMASTTLGTFIASLSELLHSPAVSQSVSVFADLALATSFLGVSLGLFDFMSDSLNRGTKGTARLQTALITFVPPLCFALFYPQGFIMALGFAAIALVILAIFLPVAMVKAQRRQRPAEDDSYQVRGGSVALTAATGAGILIISAQFLQMAGMIPAVG from the coding sequence ATGTCTATGAACAAAACCTTCGGCAGTACCCTGATCATCGCCGGGACCACCATCGGTGCCGGCATGCTAGCACTTCCCTTGGCATCAGCCGGGCTCGGCTTTGCCACCGCAACCCTGACCATGCTTGGTCTTTGGGGCCTGATGATTTACACCGCCCTGTTAATGTTAGAAGTCCATCAACATGCGGATCAAAATGCCACCCTGCACACCCTGGCCCGGCAACTTCTCGGACGCAAAGGCCAGCTCATAGCCGGCTTTGCGATGATGTTCCTGTTCTACTCTCTGTGCGCAGCCTACATCGCCGGCGGCGGGGCACAGCTGAATGACAAGCTGAACAATTGGATGGGATTGAACGTCAGCGCCCAGGCCAGCACCGTGATATTCACCGTGATGATCGGCGCCGTCGTATCTATCGGCACGCATTCAGTTGATCTCGTCAACCGCGCGCTCTTTACCCTCAAACTGGTCGCACTCGCCACCATGCTGGTGCTGCTGGCACCGCACGTACAGGGTATTAACCTGGTAGAAATGCCGGTTCAGAAGGGGCTACTGCTCTCAGCCCTGCCGGTGATTTTTACCTCATTCGGCTTTCACGGCAGCATTCCGTCGATTGTTCGCTACGTCGGCCTGGATATGAAAGCCCTGCGCAAGATCATGATCCTGGGCTCAGCGACACCGCTGATCGTCTACGTGCTGTGGCAGATCACCAGCCAGGGGGTGCTCAGCCAACCAGCACTCATGGCCAGTACGACACTCGGCACCTTTATCGCGTCCCTCAGTGAGCTGCTGCACAGCCCCGCGGTGAGCCAGTCCGTCTCCGTATTTGCCGATCTGGCACTGGCGACTTCATTCCTGGGGGTCAGTCTGGGGCTGTTCGATTTTATGTCCGACAGCCTCAATCGCGGTACCAAAGGCACTGCCCGCTTGCAAACCGCACTGATCACCTTCGTGCCGCCGCTGTGCTTTGCCCTGTTCTACCCACAAGGTTTTATTATGGCCCTTGGCTTTGCCGCTATCGCCCTGGTGATCCTGGCCATCTTCCTGCCGGTTGCGATGGTCAAAGCCCAGCGCCGCCAGCGCCCGGCAGAAGATGACAGCTACCAGGTTCGCGGCGGCTCTGTTGCCCTGACCGCCGCCACAGGAGCCGGGATCCTGATCATCTCAGCGCAATTTTTACAAATGGCCGGAATGATCCCGGCCGTGGGATAG
- a CDS encoding methyltransferase: MTGYSPRFHRLDKLLTDNRAFWQFMPFAATDLIWQSSHPGLCDWLNGLSDEAIAAFLHDGEALALALSPWLPAAPELYRLSQLEALQPSGDASEPAWPQGLDVGIPGRKWQQITAFNRATPALQLPILEWCAGKGHLGRVLAVSHQMPVVSLEWQQTLCEEGDVAARRLQLPIRFVHADAFEPASAEHVLARQHAVALHACGDLHVALLQRVTERRGKAVTISPCCYHLIRESHYQPLSRVGQQSQLQLSKHDLRLPLQETVTAGQRVRRQRRTEVSFRLGFDSLQRFVRGSDTYLPVPNVQKAQLNAGFASFCRWAAEKKQLELPSAIDFEHWLQQGEQRFARVERMELVRQLFRRPLELWLIEDRVGYLEERGYQVSVGAFCDKPVTPRNILIHAERKDN; this comes from the coding sequence ATGACTGGATATTCACCGCGGTTTCACCGTCTGGACAAGCTGCTGACCGACAATCGTGCGTTCTGGCAGTTTATGCCGTTTGCTGCCACAGACTTGATTTGGCAATCCAGTCATCCGGGGTTGTGCGACTGGCTTAACGGGTTGAGTGATGAGGCAATCGCCGCGTTCCTGCACGATGGCGAGGCACTGGCTTTAGCGCTGTCGCCCTGGTTGCCCGCTGCGCCCGAGTTGTATCGCCTGTCGCAGCTCGAGGCCCTGCAACCGTCGGGTGATGCGTCTGAGCCTGCCTGGCCCCAGGGGCTGGATGTCGGGATCCCGGGGCGCAAGTGGCAACAGATCACTGCGTTTAATCGTGCTACTCCGGCATTGCAACTGCCGATTCTTGAGTGGTGTGCCGGCAAAGGGCATCTGGGTCGGGTACTGGCAGTCAGCCACCAGATGCCGGTGGTCAGCCTGGAGTGGCAGCAGACCTTGTGTGAAGAAGGGGATGTTGCCGCCCGCCGGCTGCAATTGCCGATCCGTTTTGTCCATGCTGATGCGTTCGAGCCTGCCAGTGCCGAGCATGTGCTGGCCAGGCAGCACGCCGTGGCGCTGCATGCCTGTGGTGACTTGCATGTCGCACTGTTACAGCGGGTTACAGAGCGCCGGGGGAAGGCCGTGACAATTTCCCCGTGTTGCTACCACTTGATCCGAGAGAGCCATTATCAACCGCTCTCGCGCGTCGGTCAGCAAAGCCAGCTCCAGCTGAGCAAGCATGATTTGCGCTTGCCGCTGCAGGAGACAGTGACGGCCGGGCAGCGGGTGCGTCGCCAGCGCCGGACCGAGGTCAGCTTCCGACTGGGTTTTGATAGCCTGCAGCGATTCGTACGCGGTAGTGATACTTATCTGCCGGTGCCGAATGTGCAAAAGGCCCAGCTCAATGCCGGCTTTGCCAGTTTCTGCCGCTGGGCGGCCGAGAAGAAACAGCTTGAGCTGCCATCAGCGATCGATTTTGAGCACTGGCTGCAACAGGGTGAACAGCGCTTTGCCCGGGTTGAGCGAATGGAGCTGGTACGCCAGCTGTTTCGTCGACCGCTGGAATTGTGGCTGATTGAAGATCGGGTCGGTTATTTAGAAGAGCGTGGCTATCAGGTGTCGGTCGGGGCCTTTTGCGACAAGCCGGTGACGCCACGGAATATTCTGATCCACGCCGAGCGAAAGGATAACTGA
- a CDS encoding DUF3943 domain-containing protein has product MLSALLSFSAFATGRAPAPTFHAHDLFLYQIIPDQYHNVSLERGPAADPKPSPDDLVPDQKNWPYLKAQSYTILGLSVATAGLMTLLPDSVTHWEGADLSLNHLGRQWWDNVSAGPTWDQDDHILNYVMHPYFGGVYYTTARHAGYDEWDSFLYSAALSTFYWEYGIEALAEQPSIQDLIVTPIFGAAVGEWMLLTEAEILANDGQVMHSRFLGDVSLFLLNPVGHIHHWVNRWWDHGVHVRLSTTLWSPESVFAPGQPRQLHPNTGPFIGLSLSLDY; this is encoded by the coding sequence TTGCTGAGCGCTTTGCTCAGCTTTTCCGCTTTTGCCACCGGAAGAGCGCCAGCCCCGACATTCCACGCTCACGATCTTTTTCTGTATCAAATTATCCCGGACCAATACCACAATGTATCCCTCGAGCGCGGCCCAGCGGCCGACCCGAAGCCGTCCCCCGACGACCTGGTCCCAGATCAGAAAAACTGGCCTTATCTCAAAGCCCAGTCCTATACCATTCTGGGGCTGAGTGTAGCGACCGCCGGGCTGATGACCTTGCTGCCGGACAGTGTGACCCACTGGGAAGGTGCCGATCTAAGCCTGAATCATTTAGGACGACAGTGGTGGGATAACGTGTCGGCCGGGCCGACCTGGGATCAAGATGACCATATCCTCAACTATGTCATGCATCCTTACTTTGGCGGCGTCTATTACACCACGGCCCGACATGCCGGCTATGATGAGTGGGATTCTTTTCTGTACTCCGCGGCTCTCTCCACCTTTTACTGGGAGTACGGGATTGAAGCACTGGCTGAGCAGCCCTCAATTCAGGATCTCATTGTCACCCCTATCTTCGGCGCTGCGGTAGGCGAGTGGATGTTGTTGACAGAAGCCGAAATCCTGGCCAATGACGGACAGGTGATGCACTCCAGGTTTCTGGGCGATGTGAGCTTATTCCTGCTCAACCCGGTCGGACATATTCACCATTGGGTTAATCGCTGGTGGGACCATGGAGTCCATGTCCGACTCTCAACCACCCTATGGTCCCCCGAATCCGTCTTCGCACCTGGCCAGCCCCGACAGCTTCATCCCAACACGGGCCCGTTTATCGGCCTCAGCTTGTCGCTCGATTATTAA